The Amycolatopsis sp. QT-25 genomic sequence GGCGCCGATGACGATGTCGCCGGTGGTACCGCCCTCGGCACCGCCGGCGAGCGGGTTGCCACAGCTCGCCGTGAGCAAAGCGAGCCCGGCGGCCAGCGCCGCCATCCTCCGCCTCATGCCTTCGCCTTCTTCCCGCTCGCGGCCTGCGCCAGCCGAACTCCCTTGGGCACCAGCAGACGTTGCACGCCCGCCAGCGCCAGATCCAGTACGACGGCGAGCAACGTCGTCAGGAGCGCCCCCGCGACCACCTGTGGATAGTCCAAAATGGCCAGTCCGTCGAGCAGGAACCGGCCGAGCCCGCCGAGTCCGACGTAGGCGGCCACGGCCGCCGTCGCCACCAGTTGCAACACCGAATTCCGCACTCCGCCGAGCACGAGCGGCAGCGAGATGGGCACCTCGACCTTCCACAATCGCTGCCAGCCGGTCATTCCGATGCCCTGCGCCGCGTCGACCACCCCTCGGTCGGTGGCCTGGAGGCCGGCGTAGGTCCCGGCGAGGATCGGCGGGATGGCGAGCACCACGAGCCCGATGATCGTCGAAAGCTCGCTCTCGGTGAAGAGCAGGAACAGGAAGGTCACCAGCCCCAGCGTCGGCAGCGCGCGGATCGCGTTGCCGCCGCTCACCAGCAGCACCGCGCCGCGACCGGTGTGCCCGACGTAGAGCCCGAGCGGGATCGCGATGATCAACGCGAAGACCAGCGCCAATGCCGTGTAGCCGAGGTGCTGCAGCAACCGGGCCGGCACGCCGTCCGTGCCCTGCCAACGGGCCGGGTCCCCGAACCAGTTCAGGACGTCGCCGATCATTTCGCCCCCGCCGTGGTCGCCACCCGGTCCCAGGGTGTGAGGAGATTGCGGAGCTGAACCAGCGCCAGGTCGACGACCAGGGCGAGCAACAGTGTCGCGACGATCCCGACGACGATCGGCGAGAAGTACTCACGCTGGAAGCCGTCGGTGAACAGCACGCCGAGCCCGCCGGTGCCGATCAGCGCGCCGACACTGACCAGGCTGATGTTGCTGACCGAGGCCACCCGGACGCCTGCCGCGAGCACCGGCACCGAAAGCGGCAGCTCCACGGTGAGGAAGCGGCGCGCGGGTTCGTAGCCGATGGCCGTGGCCGCGGCGACGACGTGCGGCGGGACCGCGTCGAGCGCGTCCAGCACCGGGCGCACGAGCAGGGCGGCGGTGTAGACGGTGAGTGCCACGATGACGTTGACGCTGTCGAGGATCTTCGAACCGATGATACCCGGGATCACCACGAACAAGGCGAGCGACGGGATCGTGTACAGCAGGTTCGACACCACCAGCAGCACGGACCGCGCCGCGGCGAACCGGTGGCCGAGCCAGCCCGCCAGCACCGCGATCAGCAGGCCCAGCACCAGCGGCACCAGGGAGAGGTAGACGTGGTCGAGGAGGTTGCCGAAGAACTGCGAGCGGTTGTTGGCACTGCCCAGGTAGCGGCCCAGCTCCGCGAAGAAGCCGCCCATCAGGAACTCAGCGACGGCGCTTCGATCACCTCGAGGACTTGCCGGGCTCTGACCACGCCGAGGACCTTCTGGTCGGCGTCGACCACGACACCGAGGCTGGCGGGCGAGGAGAGCGCCGCGTCGAGCGCGCCGCGGATCGGTGCACCCTGGACGTACAGCGAGCCGCCCGCGACGAGATCGGTCTCGGCGAGTTCACCGTCCACAGTGGACCCAGGACGCAGCCAGCCGCGCGGCTGTCCGCCGGCGTTGACCGCGACCCGCCACTCGTCGGACGGTCCGGGACCGGGCTTGCCGACCTCGACCCGCTCGACGTCTTCGACGACGATCCCTTCCGCCGAGAGGAACGAAAGCCCGCGGTAGCCGCGGTCCTTGCCCACGAACGAAGCCACGAAGTCGTCGACGGGATGACGCAGCACCTCGGACGGCGTGCCGTACTGCGCGAGCACCCCGCCGACGCGGAGCACCGCGATCTTGTCGCCGAGGCGCACGGCCTCGTCGATGTCGTGGGTGACGAACACGATCGTCTTCCCCAGCTGCGATTGCAGGCGCAGCAACTCGTCCTGCAGTTCTTCGCGGACGATCGGGTCGACGGCGGAGAACGGCTCGTCCATCAGCAGCACCGGCGAATCCGCCGCGAGCGCCCTGGCGACGCCGACGCGCTGCTGCTGGCCACCGGAAAGCTGGGCGGGATAGCGCTTGCCGAGTTCCGCGGGCAGGCCGACGGTTTCGAGCAGTTCGGCGGCGCGTGCGCGGGCCTTGCCCTTGTCCCAGCCGGACAGCAGCGGCACGGTCGCGACGTTGTCGAGGACCGTCCTGTGTGGAAAGAGGCCGGCGTGCTGGATGACGTAACCGATGCCGCGGCGCAGCAGCGCCGGGTCGCCGTCGCTGACGTCCTCGCCGTCGAGCAGTACCGTGCCCGACGTCGGCTCGACCATGCGGTTGATCATCCGCAGCGACGTGGTCTTGCCGCAGCCGGAGGGCCCGACGAAGACGGTGATCGTGCCGTCCTCCACGGTGAGGTTCAGGTCGTCGACCGCGACCGTCCCGTCCGGATACCGCTTGGTCACGCCACGGAACTCGATAGTCACGTGTCTCTCCCCATGTCTGGTCGAAAAACCGTAGCCCAGATCGTGGGCGTTGGCACGGTGTCTCAGGGGGCGGGTCACTAGGCTGCTGCCTGTGAGTTCCCCCCTCGATGACGTCTTCGCGGCGCACGGTGTCCACGTGCGACCGCTCCATCAGGTGATATCCCTGCTCCGGACGGATTGGCGTGCTCTCGGCGAACTGGTCCGGCTCAGCACCGCGCCACGCCGGAGTGTCGAAGACGTCCTGACCGCGCTCGGCGACGACCTCGAGCGGAACGAGTCGCGCGTCCGGCTGGCCCCCGCCGCCAGGGAGAAGTACGCGCGCTTCGAGGCACGGGACCGGAAATCCGACCCCGACCTGCTGAAGACCATCACCAGCTACGTCGAGCACGTGCCGATGCCGCTGGCCGCGCTCGACCACGTGCAGGCGACACCGGAGACCGTGCTGAACCGCGCGTTGTGGCTGGACGAGCGCTACGACCTCGCGACGGCGAAACTGCTGTTCCTGGGTGACCACGACCTCACTTCGCTGGCCGTCCGCGCGTTGCGGCCCGACGCGGACCTCACCGTCGTGGACCTCGACGATCGTGTCCTCGCCTACATCGACGAACTCAGCGAGCGGTCGATCCGCACCCTGCACACCGATCTGCGCGTCGGCCTGCCACCCTCGGTGACCGGCCGGATGGATCTCGTGTTCAGTGATCCGCCTTACACCCCCGAAGGAATGGGCTTGTTCGCGGCACGCGGGGTGCAGGCACTCGCCGAACCCTCGGAGGGGCGGCTGCTGCTCGCCTACGGTTACAGCCCGCGCCATCCCGCGCTGGGCGCGCAGGTGCAGCGGGCACTCGCGACGCTCGGGCTGACCTTCGAAGCGATCCTGCCGGACTTCAACCGGTACTTCGGCGCGCAGGCGATCGGCAGCGCGGCGGATCTCTACGTCTGTCAGCCGACCGCGAAGTCGAAGAAGAACCGCGGTGGCAAGGGAAAGACCTCGATCTACACCCACGGCCCGCAGTCGGTGGAATCCGCCGGCGCGGCCAAGCCGTCACTGCTGGACAAGCTGCACGAGATCGCCACCGAGGGCGGGCTGGCGCTGGAGTCGCGGCCGGTCGACTGGTCCGGTTCCGGACCGGAGGGCGACGCGGTCGCGATGGATCTTTCGGCAGACCCCGGCCCGTGGCTGCTGCGGACCTTGCTGGGCACCAACGCGCGACGGCTGGCACTGCTGGTCCCGAACTCGCATCCCGACCTGACGAACGCCGAGGCACAGGGCGCGCTCAACCGGCTGGTCGGGGCGAAGTACAAGCTGCGGCTGCTGCGGAGCACCCCGGACAACCGGCACGCCATCGTCGTCGCGGACGCCGTCGAGCACCAGGACGAACTGCTGACCCGCGCGCACGCGCGGCTGGCGAACGTGTCACTGGACGTGCCGTCGGACCTCACGGACGCGCGGCTGATCGACCTGCCGCGGCACCGGCTGGCGGAGCTGCTCGGCTGAGCCGCGCTCGTCATCGGAACTTCACCCGTTGCCGACGGATCACGGCCGGGAACGTGGACAGTCCGCGACTCGACGCGGAAGCGTGTCTACACCGACCTGGGCTGCTTGAAGCCTGAGCGCGACGTCGGGAAGCACGACGTGCGCACCGTCTTCCACACGCTCCATTCGCCCGGCTCGCGGCTGGCCGATTCCACTCTCGTCCCCTGCGCCGATCCGGCCGTCCCGACCGGATGACCAGCGCAACCCCCGGATGCCATGAAAGGCCCCTTCATGGCGAATTTTGCCATGAAGAGGCCCTTCATAGCGCTTGAGCGAACGTGAAAGGGACCGTCACACCACGCCGTCGGCCTCGGCGGCCTTCGCGACGGCCGCGGCCACCTCGGGCGCGACCCGCGGGTCCAACGGGCTCGGGACGATCCGGTCCGGGCCGAGGTCGTCCTGCGCGACGGCGAAGATCGCTTCGGCCGCGGCCAGCTTCATGTTCTCCGTGATCGCCCGCGCGCCGGAGTCCAGCGCGCCGCGGAAGACACCGGGGAACGCCAGCACGTTGTTGATCTGGTTCGGGTAGTCGCTGCGCCCGGTCGCCACGATCTTGGCGTACTGCGACGCCACGGCCGGGTGAACCTCCGGGTCGGGGTTCGACAACGCGAACACGATCGCGTCGCCTGCCATCCCGGCCAGCAGGCTCTCGTCGATGGTCGCCCCGGACAGCCCCAGGAAGACGTCGGCACCCTTCAGCGCCTCGCCGAGGCCGCCGCGCAGACCGGCCGTGTTCGTGGTCTCGGCGAGCTTCTGCTTGATCGGGTTCAAGCCGTCGCGACCGGAGTGGATGATGCCGCGCGAATCGAGCACGGTGACGTCCGCGACGCCGGCGTTCCGCAGGATCCTGGCGCAGGCCACCCCCGCCGCGCCCGCTCCCGAGACGACCACGCGCTGGCCGGAGATGTCCTTGCCGAGGACCTGGTTCGCCCCGCGCAGCGCGGCCAGCGTGACGATCGCCGTGCCGTGCTGGTCGTCGTGCATGACCGGGCAGTCGAGGGCCTCCTTGAGGCGGTCCTCCAATTCGAAGCAGCGCGGCGCCGAGATGTCCTCCAGGTTCACCGCGCCGAACGACGGGCGCAGCCGGACCAGGGTCTCGACGATCTCGTCGACGTCGGTGGTGTCGAGCACCAGCGGGATCGAGTCGAGCCCGCCGAAGGTCTTGAACAGGACCGACTTGCCCTCCATGACCGGCAGCGACGCGCTCGCGCCGATGTCACCGAGGCCGAGCACCGCCGTACCGTCGCTCACCACCACGACCAGCCTGTCCGCCCACGTGTACCGCTTCGCCTTGGCCGCGTCCTCGGCGATCGCAAGGCTCACCTTCGCCACCCCAGGCGTGTACGCGACCGAGAGGTCACGGGGCGAGGAGATCGGGCGCGTCGCGGCCACGGAGAGCTTGCCGCCCTCGTGGCCCGCGAAGATCTCGGTGTCCGTCACTGGCGTGGTCATCGTGGTTCCCGTCGTTGCTTCCGCCGCGGCTAAGGACGGCGAAGACTCGATTCGAGCGAAGGTCATGGGATTCTCCTGGGACTGCGAGCGGGGGAACTGGCCGGTGAGCAGGCCGAAACTGGGCAGGGCCCGGCCACCTGGGGTAACTCGTCCTCCGACACGGCAGCCCAGCGCGGTAGCGCCGGCCTGTCGGCGAAGCGTCCAATCGGCCATCGGTGCCGTGGGTGTGGCGACGGCCGCGGACGCAGCGGTCAGATCATTGTGACAGGCAGGCGGACCAGTGTGCCCCTCTGGTGCGGTTCATGTCACAAAGCGGTCCGGCTTTCCGCAGCTCACGAGAGGTTTCGCAAGACGTCCATCCGGTTTGGGAACGCCTGGTTAGCATTGACGTCATGCAAGCCAGGCGCCTCGGCATCCCCGACTGTTTCGAGTTCACCCCGCACGTTTTCCCCGATCACCGCGGCCTGTTCGTGGCGCCGTTCCAGGAAGAGGTGTTCGTCGAAGCGGTCGGCCACCGGCTTCGCCTGGGACAGACCAACACCAGCGTCTCGCGGCGCGGTTCCCTCCGCGGCGTGCATTTCGCCGACACGCCGCCGGGGCAGGCGAAATACGTGTACTGCCCGAGTGGTTCGCTGCTGGACGTGATCGTCGACCTCCGGGTCGGCTCGCCCACTTTCGGCGAATGGGCGTCCGTACTGCTCGACAGCTCCGAATACAAAGCGGTCTACCTCGCCGAAGGCCTCGGCCACGCCTTCATGGCACTCGAAGACGAAACGGTCATGGCGTACCTCTGTTCCGAGCCGTACAACCCGGCGGGCGAGCACGGCGTCAACCCGATGGACATCGATCTCGCCTTGCCCTGGCCGCAGGACATCGAGCCCGTCGTGTCCGAAAAGGACATCGCCGCACCCCATCTGAAAGAGGCCTTGGAGCAGGGGTTGCTGCCGCGTTACGACGATTGCGTGGCGTACTACGAGAAGTTGCGGACCGCGGGCTGAGCTAGCGCGTCAAGTCCTCCCGCAGCACGCGTTCCACGTTCCGCTCGGCCAGCGCGGTGATCGTGACGAACGGGTTCACCCCGGTACTGCCCGGGATCAGCGATCCGTCGGTCACGTAGAGGTTTCGATAGCCCTTCACCCGGCCGTACGGATCGGTGGCCTCACCCAGCACCAGCCCACCCAGCGGGTGATAGGTGAACCGATCCTCGAACGACCGCGTATCCCCAAACAGGTCACTCCGGTAGATCGTGCGATTCGCGCGGTTGACCTTGTCGAACAACGACTTCGCCGCGCCGATCGACGACCGCCCCTGCGCCGCGTCCCACCGCAGTCGCGCGGAATCAGTGGCGGCGTCGTAGGTGAAGTGGCCGCGTTCGGGGTTCTTCGTGATCGCCAGATACAGGCTCAGCCAGGTCTCGATCCCGGCAGGCACCGGTGCGACCTCGGCGAAGACCGGGTTCACCGGGTCGTCCCACGCGTCGATGCCGAGCGCGGGCATCCCCGATTGCAGCGATCCGCCGACATCCCACGCGTGGCCGGCGCGGCCCAGCATCACGTTGCCGTTGGTGCCCCAGCCGCGGCCGACCTCGTCGTTCAGTTCGGGCAGCGTCCCGGTCTCCCGTGCCCGTACGAGCAGTTCCGTCGAACCCAGGCTGCCGGCGCCGAGGAACAGGTACTTCGCGCCGAGTTGCTTCCTCGCCACGACCACGCCGTCCTCCGTGGTCTCGTGCACGGTGAGGACGTAGGTGCCGTCGGCCTGGCGGGTGATCCCGCGAACCTGGTGCAGCGTCTGGATGGTCACCTTCCCGGTGCCCAGCGCGGCCGCGAGGTAGGTCTTGTCGAGGGAACGTTTGCCGTGGTTGTTTCCGTAGATGACCTCCGACGCGAGCGCCGACCGCGGCACCGTGCCGTCTTCTTCCCGCTTCATGTACTCGAAGTCGTAGACGCTGGGCACGAACACCGTCTTGAGTCCCGCTCGCGCCGCCGCCTTCCGGGAAACCCTCGCGTAGCGGTAGGAACGGCAGGTCTCGAACCAGCGCGGATCGATGTGGTTCACGCCGAGGGCCTGGTTGGCCCGCGGAAAGTACTTCCCGTACATCTCGTCGGCGTCGACGGCGGGCAGGATCTCCTCGAAGTACGACCGCCTCGGTGTCACGGCCATCGCGCCGTTGACCAGCGAGCCGCCGCCGACCCCTCGTCCGACGTAGACGGACATGTCGCCGTGGTCCACCCGGTCGAGGACACCGGGGTACCGTTCGATGTCGCGGTTGGCCAGGTCCAGCCACAGGAAGGACGCGAGCGGGGCCTGCGTGCGGTCCTTGAACCACATGGCCCGCCGGTCCGGCCGGAGCATGTCGCAGAAGACCTTGCCGTCCGGGCCGGGTTCGGCCCACAACCTGCCCATTTCGAGCATGACCGTGGGAATCCCGGCTTCACCGAGGCGGAGCGCGGTGACCGCGGCGCCGTAGCCGGTGCCGACGACCACGGCCGTCGAGAAGCCCGGAGACGATTCTCGAGCCCGCGCGGTGGAAATCGTGGTGAGCCCGAGAGTCGCGGCGGAGTTGAGCGCGGTGAACCCGAGGAACTCGCGGCGCGACAGTGCGGACATGGGCCGATGATCACCCGCCGTTCGACGCCGCTTCAAGGCCGAATCCGAAGCAAATTCGCGTCAGCTGGGTAAACACCGTTTATTTTCACTCGAACGTGGCAACTCCAGGGATCCCCCTGGGAACCTTCCCCGATGTGACCCAGGCCGACGCGGGCCAACGACCTACGTCCGGTTCAAGCCCCTCTGACCATCGCAATTAGTCACCTGGTTGCGGTAGTTGCACGCGCAAGGACCGCATTCACGTGCCGAATGGCGGGCGCGAGAGCGTCTTACTTCTTTTTGGTCACCCAGATGGTGATGGTCGCCGTGACAACGGATTTCCCGTTCGTGTCCGTGATCGTCACCGGCACGGGGAGCTCGAAGCCCTCGTCGCCGAATTCCGGCAACTCCGGCAGTTCGGCGACCGCGCGCAGGCCCGTTTCGGCCTTCGCCACGTAAGCGACCGTCATCCCCTTGGGCAGCCAGCGATGCGTCGTCGGGACGGTCGCCTCGGCGAGCATGCCCATGGCGATCTCGGCGAGGTTGCAGGCCGCGATCGCGTGATAGGTCTTGATGTGGTTGTGCACACCCCACCACTTCGGGGACGTCACCTCGCACCGGCCGGGACGCAGGTCGCGCACCGCCGGGAGCACCGTCCGGAAGTACGGCACCCGCAGGCACATCGCCGCCGAGAACAGCTGTTTGCCGACCGGCTTGCCCGCCAGCCGGTTCCACATCGCGTAGGTCGGATTCTGCGCCATCACGGTCTCCTCATCATGTTACTCTCCAGTAGCATAACCGGGACACAGGCTATATTCGCACCGTGGCAAATCGGCTCTTTCTCCTCCGGCACGGTCAGACCGAGTGGTCCGCCAACGGACGGCACACCGGACGCACCGACATCCCGCTCACGGCCGACGGCGAAGGGCAGGCCCGCGCGGCGGGCGGCACCCTGCGCGCGGTGCTCGGCGGCTCTCCCGCGCTCGTGCTGTCCAGTCCCCGCACCCGCGCGCTGCGGACGGCCGAACTGGCCGGGCTGCACGTCGACGAGGTCACCGAAGAGCTGGCCGAATGGGACTACGGCGATTACGAGGGCGTCACCACGCCGGTGATCCGCGAGACCGTGCCCGGATGGACGGTCTGGTCGCATCCGATCCCCGGCGGTGAAAGCGCGGAGGACGTCGACGCCCGCGCGGACAAGGTGATCGAACGCGTCCGCGGCCCGCTCGGCGAGGGCGACGTGATCCTCGTCGGTCACGGGCACTTCAGCCGCGTGCTGGTCGCACGCTGGATCGGCCTGCCGTCGACGGCGGGGGTCCACTTCGGACTCGACCCGGCCGGCGTCGCGGTGCTCGGCGACGAACGCGGCGAGCCCCAGATCGACCACCTCAACCTGCTCCCCACCTCAGAGGACGGACCGTGACCGACGACCGCATCCGGCGTATCCGCGAAGAAGACGTGGACGCCGTCGTCCAGCTCGTCTACGACCTCGCCGAGTTCGAACGCGCCCGGGACGAATGCCACCTCACGCCCGGGCAGCTGCGCACGGCGCTGTTCGGCGCGGCTCCCGGCCTGTTCGGGCACGTCGCCGAGGTCGACGGCGAGATCGTCGGCTACGCGCTCTGGTTCCTCAACTTCTCCACCTGGCGCGGTGTGCACGGCATCTACCTGGAAGACCTCTACGTCCGCCCCGAGCAGCGCGGCTCCGGCCTCGGCAAGGCGCTCCTGGCCACCCTCGCGGCAGTCTGCGTCGAGCGTGGGTACGCCCGCCTCGAATGGTCGGTGCTCGACTGGAACCCCGCGCAGGGCTTCTACAAGTCACTCGGCGCGGTGCCGATGGACGAATGGACCGTCGACCGCCTCACCGACGAACCCCTGAAGGCACTCGCCGCCCAGGCCTAGGCGTAACTCGCGTGATCAGAGACGTATCTCGCGTGATTGAAGGCGTAACTCGCGAGTTACGCCTTCGATCACGCGAGTTACGTCTCCAAACACGCGAGTGTGGAGTCAGGAGTCCCGCTCTTCGCGTTCGCGCCGCGCCGCACGGCCCGCGGCGCCGTCGCGCTCGGCGGCCTCCTCCTCGCTTTCGCCCTCCCGCATCCCGAGCGCCCACGCTCGCGAGGGGCGGCGGAACAGCAGCACGATGACGGCGACGCCGATCAGCGCGAGCGGCACTCCCCACAGCGGCTGCCCGGACGGGCCCGCGCCGTACCAGCCGACCCCCACCAGGATCAGCGCGACGACCACACCGGGCGACCTCGCCCACGTCTTCCCCAGCATCAGCCCGGCGGCGCAGGCCAGCGTTCCGGCGGCGAGGACGAGGTAATAGGCGACCTCGGCCACGAGGTTCTCCGGTCCCGCCTGGCCGTCGACCAGGAGCAGGATCGCGAACACGACGAGGGCGAGCCCCGGCAGCGCGGTGACGGCCCCGGCGAGGCGGACTTCACGGGGCGCGGGCGAGAGCTTGTCTGCGATGGACACGGCGAAACAGCCTTCCAGGCTTCCGGTCACGGCGCTCCACCAGGGCGGGTCACCGTACGTGAGCACTTTCGATCGTATGCCACCCGGTCGGCCGGTTTCCCCGGACCGCCGTACAGGAAGAATCGGAGGCGTCGTCGATGAGCGGGCGGTCGGCCCGGGTGCACTTGTCACGACACACTGCACGACACACTGTCGGTCACGGCGGTGAGGAGGAACGCCCGCCACAGGGGTCATACGGTGCTGCTTCGAGGCGCACGGGCACTGAGCTTCGCGTCACCTGACGCTCCCCTCTTCGGGCCGAAGAGGCTTACCCTGCGGTGTGTGCGTGCCATCCTCGTCGTGAATCCCCAGGCCACCTCGACCACCGCCGGTGGCCGTGACGTGCTGGCGCACGCACTGGCCAGCCAGGTCAAACTCGACGTGGTGGAGACCGACTACCGCGGCCACGCGATGGCCGTGGCACGGTCCGCCGCCCGTGACGGGATCGACCTGGTGGTCGCCCACGGCGGCGACGGCACGGTCAACGAGGTGGTCAACGGCCTGCTCGCGGACGCCGACGGTGATCCGGCGAAGGTGGGCGACGTCCCCATGCTCGGTGTCGTGCCGGGCGGCTCGGCGAACGTCTTCGCCCGCGCGCTGGGCATCGCGCACGATCCCGTGGAAGCGACCTATCAGCTTCTCAACGCCATCGAGAACGACCGGAGCCGCAAAGTCGGGCTCGGGATCGCCGACGGCCATTGGTTCACCTTCAACGCCGGCCTCGGCTGGGACGCCGACGTCGTCGGCCGGGTGGCCAAGCGACGGGGCAAACAGACCACCGCCGGGCTCTATCTGAGGGCCGCCGTGGTGTCGCATCTGCGGCCTCCGCTCGGCCGTCCGCCCCTCACGGTCCGGATTCCGGGTGAAGAGCCCACCGAAGTGCTGACCGCTTTCGTGTCGAACACCGATCCGTGGAGTTATCTGGGAGACCGTCCCGTCCACCTGAACCCGGGCAGTTCGTTCGACACCGGATTGGGCCTTTTCGCGTTGAACGGTCTGCGATTGCCCACCGTGTTCAAGCATGTACGGCAGGCGTTGCTCACGAAGAGCGACCAACGCGGACGACGTCTCCTTCGTCACGATGACCTGCCGATGATCCGCATCGACGCTGCTGAACCGGTAAACTTCCAGGTGGACGGCGACCTCGTCGGCCAGCGGAAGCGGGTGGAGTTCTTCAGCGTCCCGGAAGCACTGACGGTAATCGTCTGACGACCGGACCGCTGATCGTCTGCGGCAAAGTGCGACCTGCCGCTCATCGACGCAGAACCTCCGCTCACCGCATCGGCCTTCCCTCCGGAAGGCTGTTTCGGAACGAAACCGCAGGTCAGAAGCGTCGCTCGGCCGGGTGAGCTGACTCACCGATCTGCAGAAAACCCTTGTCGAAACGAGTGCTTCGTGAAAGCATTCACAAGCACCCAAAAAAACGACCGCCATGACGACTATGGCGCGGAGTACCGCGCCGTTATGAAGGAGCTCAGAAACATGGACTGGCGCCATGACGCGGCCTGCCGAGACGAGGACCCCGAGCTGTTCTTCCCGGTGGGAACCAGCGGTCCTGCTCTGTCGCAGGTAACTCAGGCGAAATCCGTGTGCCACCGCTGCACCGTCGCTTCCGACTGCCTGGCCTGGGCTTTGGCCAGCGGGCAGGACGCAGGCGTCTGGGGCGGGATGAGCGAGGACGAGCGACGGGCCCTGAAGCGCCGTCGTACGCACATCGGCACGCGTACCTCCGCCTGAGTTTTCAAGACTCAGCACGCTTCATCGAAATAACCGAAATCGAGTAGCACCCCAAGCTTCGGGAATCCCGCGGCGCGACGGCTGCATGGCCCTGCGTCGCGAGGGGACACCTACCCGACTTGAGCTTAACAAGCGAGGCCGACACGCCCTCACGGGGGTATGGCTTCACCGGACTTTCTCCAAGTCCTCCCGCGGAACCGTTACAGGGCCGGCGCCATCTTTCTCTTCGGGCGCCGGCCCTAAAACGTGTCCGGATGAGACAGTCCACAAAGGATGATCACCAGGGA encodes the following:
- a CDS encoding GNAT family N-acetyltransferase, yielding MTDDRIRRIREEDVDAVVQLVYDLAEFERARDECHLTPGQLRTALFGAAPGLFGHVAEVDGEIVGYALWFLNFSTWRGVHGIYLEDLYVRPEQRGSGLGKALLATLAAVCVERGYARLEWSVLDWNPAQGFYKSLGAVPMDEWTVDRLTDEPLKALAAQA
- a CDS encoding diacylglycerol kinase family protein is translated as MRAILVVNPQATSTTAGGRDVLAHALASQVKLDVVETDYRGHAMAVARSAARDGIDLVVAHGGDGTVNEVVNGLLADADGDPAKVGDVPMLGVVPGGSANVFARALGIAHDPVEATYQLLNAIENDRSRKVGLGIADGHWFTFNAGLGWDADVVGRVAKRRGKQTTAGLYLRAAVVSHLRPPLGRPPLTVRIPGEEPTEVLTAFVSNTDPWSYLGDRPVHLNPGSSFDTGLGLFALNGLRLPTVFKHVRQALLTKSDQRGRRLLRHDDLPMIRIDAAEPVNFQVDGDLVGQRKRVEFFSVPEALTVIV
- a CDS encoding WhiB family transcriptional regulator — encoded protein: MDWRHDAACRDEDPELFFPVGTSGPALSQVTQAKSVCHRCTVASDCLAWALASGQDAGVWGGMSEDERRALKRRRTHIGTRTSA